The Clostridium bornimense genome includes a region encoding these proteins:
- a CDS encoding DUF1835 domain-containing protein, which produces MIEVLFDESAAATMKMVKKEGIINGDREKVICLALMLDIGDIRKSIDSQYRRNLIYEMYTQDNYDNSPETLKGLKKIGSIYANEQKRFMEYVSKGEQIRIWYSNAPYSICGFYYVCNLLRDISNEIFAVKLPDYTKENENTVIEYKRWGEVPLEKFDIFLKYEKKISKIEKKVFSNYWLELKNDNSPLRAVVNGQLIGVPEDFYDYLIYKSLSKRAMKEIRLIGDILGQYRLGISDWWYASRIDKMIKDNKIKIVEDSDRKYTRIISIVR; this is translated from the coding sequence ATGATTGAAGTATTATTTGATGAAAGTGCAGCTGCAACTATGAAAATGGTAAAAAAAGAAGGTATTATAAACGGTGATAGAGAAAAAGTGATTTGTCTTGCATTGATGTTAGATATTGGCGATATTAGAAAAAGTATAGATAGCCAGTATAGAAGAAATCTGATCTATGAAATGTATACACAAGATAATTATGATAATAGTCCAGAAACATTGAAAGGACTAAAGAAAATTGGAAGTATATATGCTAATGAACAGAAGAGGTTTATGGAGTATGTATCAAAAGGAGAGCAAATCCGAATATGGTATAGTAATGCACCATATTCAATCTGTGGTTTTTATTATGTATGCAATTTATTAAGAGATATCTCTAATGAAATTTTTGCAGTTAAGTTACCTGATTATACCAAAGAAAATGAGAATACAGTTATAGAATATAAAAGATGGGGAGAAGTTCCATTGGAGAAGTTTGATATATTTCTTAAATATGAGAAGAAGATATCTAAAATAGAAAAGAAGGTATTTAGCAACTATTGGCTAGAACTTAAAAATGACAATAGTCCTTTGAGAGCAGTAGTAAATGGTCAATTGATAGGAGTACCGGAAGATTTTTATGATTATTTAATTTATAAAAGCCTCTCAAAAAGGGCTATGAAAGAAATTAGACTAATTGGTGATATTCTTGGACAGTATCGTTTAGGAATTAGTGATTGGTGGTATGCATCAAGGATTGATAAAATGATAAAAGATAATAAGATTAAAATAGTGGAAGATTCAGATAGAAAATATACAAGAATTATAAGTATAGTTAGGTGA
- a CDS encoding HAD domain-containing protein, which yields MKIIFLDIDGVLNSELWNKDNEMEISKGKFIDSEKVRLLSKIINETKAKIVLHSGWRFWFDGNIMPLRKEAEYIVEVFKNYDLNIYDKTPDLTTVEIRKSKKFSMVKAQEILLWLDQHDNIEKYVILDDLDLNNKGIEMFQIKTDGVRGLTKENVEEAIRMLNYYDI from the coding sequence ATGAAAATAATATTTCTAGATATTGATGGTGTATTGAACTCTGAACTTTGGAATAAAGACAACGAAATGGAAATTAGCAAAGGTAAATTTATTGATTCGGAAAAGGTTAGACTCTTATCTAAAATTATTAATGAAACAAAAGCTAAGATTGTTTTACATTCTGGTTGGAGATTTTGGTTTGATGGCAATATAATGCCATTAAGAAAAGAAGCAGAATATATTGTAGAAGTATTTAAGAATTATGATTTAAATATATATGATAAAACACCAGATTTGACAACTGTTGAAATTAGAAAATCTAAAAAATTTAGTATGGTAAAGGCACAAGAAATTTTATTATGGTTAGACCAACATGATAATATTGAAAAATACGTAATTCTTGATGATTTAGATTTAAATAATAAGGGAATTGAAATGTTTCAGATAAAGACAGATGGAGTTAGAGGCTTAACAAAAGAAAATGTGGAAGAGGCTATACGAATGCTTAACTATTATGACATCTAG
- a CDS encoding GNAT family N-acetyltransferase: METEKLWEIGIDVKSGYRNNGLGTKLVSNLTVDIIKQGIVPFYSASVTNLGSQMVANRSGYIPYWIDTYGNILDGSSPYNTFVNNLEL; encoded by the coding sequence GTGGAGACAGAAAAGCTGTGGGAAATAGGAATAGATGTGAAATCTGGATATCGTAACAATGGGCTAGGAACAAAATTAGTTTCTAACTTAACAGTAGATATTATTAAACAAGGTATTGTTCCTTTTTACTCTGCTTCAGTGACTAATCTTGGTTCTCAGATGGTTGCTAATCGTAGTGGTTATATACCATATTGGATTGATACATATGGTAATATACTTGATGGTAGTTCTCCTTATAATACTTTTGTTAATAATTTAGAATTATAG
- a CDS encoding Fic family protein: MDDFKAKDIQFFTNFKKVKFKSYNAKNCSLSQNEMIKIIEGYKFRPFNDRVAYLEVYTSNKIEGNTLTKGQTKAILEGIAQDADLRSQTEVIQLNRAIRDNFSIKDDLSMKLILDIHKDITFNTLENSNWEGKIRNEQVYISNSSIVPPSPDKVIEQFNDAIDRFNNSDRELIDILKFKLDFVRIHPFMDGNGRLSRLIMNGLLTAKGYPRIIIRNQDKGFYYDAIESSLRVGRYDAWLKFMLTYMKFMCELEDMFLGDIE; the protein is encoded by the coding sequence ATGGATGATTTCAAAGCAAAGGACATTCAATTTTTTACTAATTTCAAAAAAGTTAAATTTAAAAGCTATAATGCAAAAAATTGTAGCCTTTCACAGAATGAAATGATAAAAATTATTGAAGGTTATAAATTCAGACCGTTTAATGATAGAGTAGCATATTTAGAAGTATATACATCTAATAAGATAGAGGGAAATACATTAACGAAAGGTCAGACTAAGGCGATTCTGGAGGGAATAGCTCAAGATGCTGATTTAAGGTCTCAGACAGAAGTTATACAATTAAATAGAGCAATAAGGGATAATTTTTCTATCAAAGATGACTTAAGTATGAAACTTATTTTGGACATTCATAAGGATATTACATTTAATACATTAGAAAATAGTAATTGGGAAGGTAAAATCAGAAACGAACAAGTATATATTTCCAACAGTTCCATAGTGCCTCCGAGTCCAGATAAAGTTATAGAACAATTCAATGACGCTATTGATAGGTTCAATAATAGTGATAGAGAATTAATAGATATTTTAAAGTTTAAGCTAGATTTTGTTAGGATACACCCGTTTATGGATGGTAATGGAAGATTATCAAGACTTATAATGAACGGCCTTTTAACTGCTAAGGGATATCCTAGAATAATTATTAGAAATCAAGACAAAGGTTTCTATTATGATGCTATAGAATCATCTTTAAGAGTTGGAAGATACGATGCATGGCTTAAGTTTATGTTAACATATATGAAGTTTATGTGCGAATTAGAGGATATGTTTCTGGGAGATATAGAGTAG
- a CDS encoding TfoX/Sxy family protein — MGELSKLPNIGKEVERQLNEVGINTYEELKELGAEKAWLKIQEIDESACINRLLALEGALNGIKKSQLSDKRKAELKEFYNLHKKY, encoded by the coding sequence ATGGGTGAGTTATCAAAGTTACCTAATATAGGTAAAGAAGTAGAACGTCAATTGAATGAAGTCGGTATAAATACATATGAGGAGTTGAAAGAGTTAGGAGCTGAAAAGGCATGGCTTAAAATACAGGAAATTGATGAATCAGCTTGTATAAATAGATTACTAGCATTAGAAGGAGCTTTGAATGGTATTAAAAAAAGTCAACTAAGTGATAAACGGAAGGCAGAATTAAAAGAATTTTATAATTTGCATAAGAAGTATTAG
- a CDS encoding NUDIX hydrolase, with protein MEIWDAYNKDGSLAGIDLIRGKEIPKGLYHGVAEVFVSHIDGSVLLMQRDLNKPNSPGLFESGAGGSLLKGESFLEGAIRELKEETGINCTEMREIYYVITDNTIYTGFMCKVDIDKSSIVLQEGETIAYRWVSKKEFLDFYKTDLFVPGLRNRLSNFIDNYLNV; from the coding sequence ATGGAAATATGGGATGCATATAACAAGGATGGATCATTGGCAGGAATTGATTTAATTCGTGGAAAGGAAATCCCAAAAGGATTATATCATGGAGTAGCAGAGGTATTTGTTTCACACATTGATGGTAGTGTACTACTTATGCAGAGAGATTTAAATAAGCCTAATTCTCCAGGACTTTTTGAAAGTGGAGCTGGTGGTAGCCTTTTGAAAGGAGAGTCATTCTTAGAAGGGGCAATTCGTGAATTAAAAGAAGAGACAGGGATTAATTGTACTGAGATGAGGGAAATATATTATGTTATAACAGATAATACAATTTATACTGGATTTATGTGTAAAGTTGATATAGATAAAAGCAGTATTGTTTTACAGGAAGGTGAAACTATTGCTTATAGATGGGTATCGAAGAAGGAGTTTTTAGATTTCTATAAAACAGATTTATTTGTACCTGGTTTAAGAAATAGATTAAGTAATTTTATTGATAATTATTTAAATGTATAA
- a CDS encoding GNAT family N-acetyltransferase — translation MITTRRLVLKPYSERDQEDMIELLTNEKIKETFIIPDFNTRDEAVSMFKKLQEYSLSENHYELGIYKDQHLIGFINDVDMDDVKIEIGYVIHPDFHNKGYATEALAAVIEDLFKKGFCEVITGAFISNKASCRVMEKCGMERIDKEEDMFYHDKLHHCIYYSIKKTK, via the coding sequence ATGATTACCACTAGAAGATTAGTATTAAAACCTTATAGTGAAAGAGATCAAGAGGACATGATTGAATTATTAACTAACGAGAAAATTAAGGAAACATTTATAATTCCTGACTTTAATACGAGGGATGAAGCTGTATCTATGTTTAAGAAACTACAAGAGTATTCTCTTTCAGAGAACCATTATGAGCTTGGAATTTATAAGGATCAACATTTAATTGGATTTATCAATGATGTTGATATGGATGATGTTAAAATTGAGATAGGTTATGTTATTCATCCTGATTTTCATAATAAAGGATATGCAACAGAAGCACTAGCTGCAGTAATTGAGGATTTATTTAAAAAAGGATTCTGTGAGGTAATAACAGGGGCTTTTATAAGTAACAAGGCAAGTTGTCGTGTAATGGAAAAATGCGGAATGGAACGAATAGATAAAGAAGAAGATATGTTTTATCACGATAAGTTACATCATTGCATTTACTACTCAATAAAGAAAACTAAATAA
- the trhA gene encoding PAQR family membrane homeostasis protein TrhA: MKNKLNNKEERKQYIRELNEPPHLTILEEVGNAVTHGVGAALALVGFILLLLKSDTGMKVMASCFYGISLFFLMLMSCLYHAFKSGSTVKRLWRRFDYSSIYLLIGGTFAPLYLVYWGNTLGIVLFCIDWALIVVGITMLGVFGPGRFKWLHFSLYFIIGWSGLILMPDFYKNNLPLLWMIFIGGVIYTVGMIPFLKDKKYNHFIWHFFVLAGAILHWFGIYLFVF; the protein is encoded by the coding sequence ATGAAAAATAAATTGAATAATAAAGAAGAGAGAAAACAGTATATTAGGGAATTAAATGAGCCACCACATCTTACTATTTTAGAGGAAGTTGGAAATGCAGTAACTCACGGAGTTGGAGCAGCGTTAGCTTTAGTAGGATTTATATTACTTTTATTGAAATCTGATACTGGAATGAAGGTTATGGCATCATGTTTTTATGGAATTAGTTTATTTTTCCTAATGTTAATGAGTTGTTTATACCACGCATTTAAGAGTGGTTCTACAGTAAAACGATTGTGGAGAAGATTTGATTACTCTTCAATATATCTTTTAATAGGAGGCACTTTTGCTCCATTATATTTAGTATATTGGGGAAATACTTTAGGAATAGTACTTTTTTGTATTGACTGGGCATTAATTGTTGTTGGAATCACAATGTTAGGTGTATTTGGACCAGGAAGATTTAAATGGTTACATTTCTCATTATATTTCATTATCGGTTGGAGCGGTCTTATACTTATGCCAGATTTTTATAAAAATAATTTGCCATTGTTATGGATGATTTTCATTGGTGGGGTTATATATACTGTTGGTATGATACCTTTTTTAAAAGATAAAAAATATAATCATTTTATATGGCACTTTTTTGTTTTAGCAGGTGCTATATTACATTGGTTTGGCATTTATTTATTTGTTTTTTAG
- a CDS encoding AraC family transcriptional regulator codes for MEWIDKMNAALDYIEDNLENKIDYDVIAMKACCSSYNFQRIFSFIADVSLGEYIRRRRLTKAALELQQENSKILDIALKYHYDSPVSFSRAFTALHGIKPSEAKKEGVTLKSYPRISFKISIKGVEEMNYRIEKGKGFKLVGKKKNVTTKNGESFIQIPKFWNESCEDGTCDKLMELCDDSNKIMYGVCYNFGTDEFDYMIAVNSNKNVEGKYEVLDVPELTWVKFECRGKMPEAQQNVWKRIFTEWLPNSGYDHDEGPEIEWYSNGDMNSDNYLSEIWIPIKKSSK; via the coding sequence ATGGAATGGATAGATAAAATGAATGCTGCTCTTGATTATATAGAAGATAATTTAGAGAATAAAATTGATTATGATGTTATTGCAATGAAAGCTTGTTGCTCATCTTATAATTTTCAAAGAATATTCTCTTTTATAGCCGATGTTTCGTTAGGGGAATATATAAGACGTAGGAGATTAACTAAAGCAGCTTTAGAACTTCAACAAGAAAATAGTAAAATTTTAGATATAGCGCTTAAGTATCATTATGATTCTCCAGTTTCATTTTCAAGAGCTTTTACTGCTTTGCATGGTATAAAACCAAGTGAAGCAAAGAAAGAAGGTGTTACTTTGAAATCTTATCCAAGAATCTCTTTCAAAATATCTATAAAAGGGGTAGAGGAAATGAACTATCGTATTGAAAAAGGAAAAGGATTTAAGTTAGTAGGGAAGAAAAAGAATGTTACTACAAAAAATGGAGAAAGCTTTATACAAATACCTAAGTTTTGGAACGAATCATGTGAGGATGGTACTTGTGATAAGCTAATGGAATTATGTGATGATAGTAATAAAATTATGTACGGAGTTTGCTATAATTTTGGAACAGATGAATTTGATTATATGATAGCAGTTAACAGTAATAAAAATGTTGAAGGAAAATATGAAGTGTTAGATGTACCAGAACTTACTTGGGTTAAGTTTGAATGTAGAGGTAAAATGCCAGAAGCGCAACAAAATGTATGGAAGAGAATATTTACAGAATGGCTTCCTAATTCAGGTTATGACCATGATGAAGGACCAGAAATAGAATGGTATTCTAATGGAGATATGAACAGTGACAATTATTTAAGTGAAATATGGATTCCAATTAAAAAATCTAGTAAATAA
- a CDS encoding glutathionylspermidine synthase family protein has product MKNQIKYTEEILFNNYMVSALGEEYVHSQIPFFIEKKLCENMKYYAEEVNRISLEVLNNINGKHKDLLKYFDDFPLKKMIFSLRCSLSPMYWTRYDTFIDKEDNIYFSEFNYDKPCGQKEINIAEKCDFKGNLNKGFIERLIKFLLDISEEFCDSSEKMNVGFLIDPCHYEELHHSYFFKEIFKESKINIIPVGNNNLSVKDGYVYGFSKEKIQIILRLFPTEFFHEINNIEEILDSFNNRKVLILNDPRIIAIQSKGFFAYLWDLIKKDSNTLNEHDKDIIRRCIPYTEILDKENAKEVLQNKDRYVIKSSLGRYSEEVYIGKSYEEDEWKEQIRYILESKKIHIVQDLINIRQEYTYGPDYKNRNTPILAYGNFGVYIMDRKVEGYLVRWSRELLTDDNYTWMSPLGKDEYPLKIERSNIINEEKRQEIYEELNEELSFKYDFTGAYTNSNEYISLDKMIIKRSLFNEIENVGSKFCEILKKIYPHIQSNLELFGPILGIPESLYNVVTKSSISKLCALGRIDFVVDNFGNLKILEFNSETPAGIVESIGINSILKTRFDVPYDNPNENLRESIKSTLKNIIEEIKKNKSVKNIAVVTSWYYEDIYNTKIISDIIKECGDFHVIFGNIYDMKVKDKKIYLYGQEIDAIYRYYPLDWFYYEEEMRKLIEPLSVEEYLINPGHTIITQSKALFAVLYEIVGREVLNNDEEAFIKKYIPYTSLEKDAILSNDYLAKPYLSREGEGIVSNFETIDNDKDYIFQDRVNIKPLRMNVYSSIRKEEKFQFPIIGAYIAGDKVAGIYTRIGEFITDVTAKYISSYIE; this is encoded by the coding sequence ATGAAAAATCAAATTAAATATACAGAAGAAATCTTGTTTAATAATTATATGGTTAGTGCATTAGGAGAAGAATATGTACATTCACAGATTCCTTTTTTTATTGAAAAAAAGTTATGTGAAAATATGAAATATTATGCAGAAGAAGTTAATAGGATATCTTTAGAAGTATTAAATAATATAAATGGAAAACATAAAGATTTATTAAAGTATTTTGATGATTTTCCTTTAAAGAAAATGATTTTTAGTTTACGATGTTCTTTATCTCCAATGTATTGGACACGATATGATACATTCATTGATAAAGAAGATAATATTTATTTTTCAGAATTTAATTATGATAAACCATGTGGACAGAAGGAAATAAATATTGCAGAAAAGTGTGATTTTAAAGGAAATCTAAATAAAGGATTCATAGAAAGACTAATAAAATTTCTTTTAGATATAAGTGAAGAATTTTGTGATAGTAGTGAAAAGATGAATGTTGGATTTTTAATTGATCCATGTCATTATGAAGAGTTGCACCACAGTTATTTTTTTAAAGAAATTTTTAAAGAAAGTAAAATAAATATTATTCCAGTTGGAAACAATAATTTATCTGTGAAAGATGGATATGTATATGGATTTTCAAAGGAAAAAATTCAAATTATTTTGAGATTATTTCCAACAGAGTTTTTTCATGAAATTAATAATATTGAAGAAATTTTAGATTCTTTTAATAATAGAAAAGTTCTTATTTTAAATGATCCTAGGATAATCGCAATTCAATCAAAGGGTTTTTTTGCTTATCTTTGGGATTTAATTAAGAAAGATTCTAATACACTAAATGAGCATGATAAGGATATAATAAGAAGATGTATTCCATATACTGAAATTTTAGATAAAGAAAATGCTAAAGAAGTATTACAAAATAAAGATAGATATGTAATTAAATCATCTCTTGGACGATATAGTGAGGAAGTTTATATAGGAAAATCTTATGAAGAAGATGAATGGAAAGAACAAATTAGATATATATTAGAATCAAAGAAAATTCATATAGTTCAGGATCTTATTAATATAAGGCAAGAATATACTTATGGACCGGATTATAAAAATAGAAATACTCCTATACTAGCTTACGGAAATTTTGGTGTTTATATTATGGATAGGAAAGTGGAAGGCTATCTTGTAAGATGGAGCAGAGAGCTCTTAACAGATGATAATTATACATGGATGTCACCACTTGGAAAAGATGAATATCCTCTAAAAATAGAAAGAAGTAATATTATCAATGAAGAAAAAAGACAGGAAATATATGAGGAGTTAAACGAAGAACTTTCTTTTAAATATGACTTTACAGGAGCATATACTAATAGTAATGAGTATATTTCATTAGATAAGATGATAATAAAAAGAAGTTTATTTAATGAAATAGAGAATGTAGGTTCAAAATTTTGTGAAATATTAAAGAAAATATATCCTCATATCCAAAGCAATTTAGAGCTTTTTGGACCTATACTTGGTATACCAGAAAGTTTGTACAATGTAGTAACAAAGTCTTCTATTTCAAAGCTATGTGCTCTTGGAAGGATTGATTTTGTAGTTGATAATTTTGGTAACTTAAAGATATTAGAATTTAATTCAGAAACACCAGCAGGGATTGTAGAATCTATAGGTATAAATTCTATATTGAAAACAAGGTTTGATGTACCATATGATAATCCAAATGAAAATTTAAGAGAGAGTATCAAAAGTACTCTTAAAAATATTATAGAAGAAATCAAGAAAAATAAAAGTGTAAAAAATATTGCAGTGGTTACTTCTTGGTATTATGAAGATATTTATAATACCAAAATAATAAGTGATATTATAAAAGAATGTGGAGATTTTCATGTGATATTTGGGAATATATATGATATGAAGGTAAAAGATAAAAAGATCTACCTATATGGTCAAGAGATAGATGCTATTTATAGATACTATCCCTTAGATTGGTTTTATTATGAGGAAGAAATGAGAAAGTTAATAGAACCTTTGAGTGTTGAGGAATATCTAATAAATCCAGGACATACTATTATTACTCAATCTAAGGCTTTATTTGCAGTTTTATATGAGATTGTTGGTAGAGAAGTATTGAACAATGATGAAGAGGCATTTATAAAGAAATATATACCATATACATCATTAGAAAAAGATGCAATACTTTCTAATGATTATTTAGCCAAGCCTTATTTATCTAGGGAAGGTGAAGGAATAGTAAGTAATTTTGAAACTATTGATAATGACAAAGACTATATATTTCAGGATAGAGTTAATATAAAACCTCTTAGAATGAATGTATATTCGAGTATAAGAAAAGAAGAAAAATTTCAGTTTCCGATAATAGGAGCTTACATAGCTGGTGATAAGGTAGCTGGCATATATACAAGGATAGGAGAATTTATCACAGATGTAACTGCTAAGTATATATCTTCATATATAGAATAA
- a CDS encoding S41 family peptidase: MKIAYKVGKYIVLILVFIFAVSCIYLYYTMPIQIREIEEYKSKGKVDLDKKLTRGEIKEDVNILISNIEKTHPIFLEGESSKYKVAKENLMKICNSEMTTEKLQIEVSKYLSSIEDGHTRLWWNENSVLDIKWVYLEGKLILLDENEKLTDKEVVKINDISINDLVEGIKEIFPAENYVAENMNITINLKNQSILKSLGIQDENQVKLTIKNKEEFSDVFIKYVNNDGVGSYEISDRKIDDNTFYIRLGACIVDNSSDAIVKDLKKAIKEGASNVIIDVRDNAGGNSMVCDNLLEAMDMEYGSFGGTTRFSPLAQKRRGYLRSRGSINYTSNNHYKKNENINLYVINNGATFSSAEMLVTLVRDGGLGTIVGSASSNRSSHYGDVINFQLPNSNIECQVSHKKFIRPDTSKENELVLEPDIEVSFDDDPVEKTLQIIKNLK; the protein is encoded by the coding sequence ATGAAAATAGCTTATAAAGTAGGAAAATACATAGTGTTAATATTAGTATTTATTTTTGCTGTAAGTTGTATATATTTATATTATACTATGCCTATTCAAATACGTGAAATTGAGGAGTATAAATCAAAAGGGAAAGTTGATTTAGATAAAAAATTGACAAGAGGCGAAATAAAAGAAGATGTTAATATTTTAATTAGCAATATTGAAAAAACTCATCCAATCTTTTTAGAAGGTGAAAGTAGTAAATACAAAGTTGCTAAGGAAAATTTAATGAAGATATGTAACAGTGAAATGACTACAGAAAAGCTTCAAATTGAAGTAAGTAAATATCTTTCATCAATAGAAGATGGACATACTAGACTTTGGTGGAATGAGAACAGTGTTTTAGATATAAAGTGGGTGTATTTAGAAGGAAAGCTTATATTATTAGATGAGAATGAAAAGTTAACGGATAAAGAAGTAGTAAAAATAAATGATATAAGTATTAATGATCTAGTTGAAGGGATTAAAGAGATATTTCCGGCAGAAAACTATGTAGCTGAGAATATGAATATAACTATAAATTTAAAAAATCAATCCATTTTAAAAAGTTTAGGAATTCAAGATGAAAATCAAGTAAAATTAACAATAAAAAATAAAGAAGAATTTAGTGATGTTTTTATAAAATATGTTAATAATGACGGTGTTGGAAGTTATGAGATAAGTGATAGGAAAATTGATGATAATACATTTTACATTAGATTAGGAGCTTGTATCGTAGACAATAGTTCAGATGCTATAGTGAAAGATTTAAAGAAGGCAATAAAAGAAGGTGCATCAAATGTAATAATTGATGTAAGAGATAATGCTGGTGGTAATTCTATGGTTTGTGATAATTTATTAGAGGCTATGGATATGGAATATGGTTCTTTTGGAGGAACAACAAGATTTTCACCGCTAGCGCAAAAGAGGCGTGGCTATTTAAGAAGTAGAGGAAGTATAAATTATACAAGTAATAATCATTATAAGAAAAATGAAAACATAAATTTGTATGTAATTAATAATGGTGCTACTTTTAGTTCTGCAGAAATGTTAGTTACATTGGTAAGAGATGGAGGTTTAGGGACAATAGTTGGCTCTGCTAGTAGTAATAGGTCTTCACATTATGGAGACGTCATAAATTTTCAATTGCCAAATTCTAATATAGAATGTCAGGTTTCGCATAAGAAATTTATTAGACCTGATACTAGTAAAGAGAATGAGTTAGTATTAGAGCCTGATATAGAAGTAAGTTTTGATGACGATCCAGTAGAAAAAACATTACAGATTATAAAAAATCTTAAATAA
- a CDS encoding protein adenylyltransferase SelO, with product MKDKDIIITKCVELENTYSNLPEKLYSRQKPSDSPSPKLVIFNDSLADDLGLNKDFLKSKEGVDFLSGNKILEDSTPISESYAGHQFGHFTMLGDGRAVLLGEYISKNGNRYDIQLKGSGVTKYSRGGDGKAALGPMLREYIISEGMNALGIPTTRSLAVVTTGEKVIREKILDGAILTRVASSHIRVGTFQYAANWGSVEELRTLADYTLNRHYKKEDYEGNPYIYLLNEVVDKQASLISKWQLVGFVHGVMNTDNMTISGETIDYGPCAFMDIYDPETVFSSIDTYGRYAYGNQPNIAMWNLARFAESLLPLLDEDEKKAIKLAEKSISNFGNLYKKYWYQGMRKKLGIFNEEEKDKDLIDDLLAIMYKSKADYTNTFRSLTLSKLEGMDIFKMEEFKSWNNLWKERLSRQEEDEEASKRLMEENNPIVIPRNHRVEEALEAATENNDFTVMKSLLDAITRPYDYSNINEYYSMLPKSNGCKYRTYCGT from the coding sequence ATGAAAGATAAAGATATTATTATAACAAAGTGTGTTGAATTAGAAAATACATATTCAAATCTTCCAGAAAAATTATACTCTAGGCAAAAGCCAAGTGATAGTCCTTCACCTAAGTTAGTAATATTTAATGATTCTTTAGCTGATGATTTGGGGTTAAATAAAGACTTCTTAAAAAGTAAAGAAGGAGTAGATTTTCTATCAGGAAATAAGATTTTAGAAGACTCTACACCTATTTCAGAAAGTTATGCTGGTCATCAATTTGGTCATTTTACTATGCTAGGAGATGGTAGAGCAGTACTACTTGGTGAATATATAAGTAAAAATGGAAATAGATATGATATACAACTAAAAGGTTCAGGAGTAACAAAGTATTCTCGTGGTGGAGATGGAAAAGCAGCATTAGGACCAATGCTTAGGGAATATATTATAAGTGAAGGAATGAATGCTTTGGGTATACCCACTACAAGAAGTTTAGCGGTAGTTACTACAGGGGAAAAGGTAATTAGAGAAAAAATATTAGACGGTGCAATACTAACTAGAGTTGCCAGTAGTCATATTCGTGTAGGGACTTTTCAATACGCAGCAAATTGGGGAAGTGTAGAAGAGCTGAGAACCTTAGCAGACTATACTTTAAATAGGCATTATAAAAAAGAAGATTATGAAGGTAATCCGTATATATATCTTCTTAATGAAGTGGTAGATAAACAAGCTAGTCTTATATCAAAATGGCAACTTGTAGGATTTGTACATGGTGTTATGAATACTGATAATATGACTATTAGTGGTGAGACTATAGATTATGGACCTTGTGCCTTTATGGATATTTATGATCCGGAAACAGTATTTAGTTCTATTGATACCTATGGTAGATATGCTTATGGTAATCAACCTAATATTGCAATGTGGAACTTAGCAAGATTTGCAGAATCATTATTACCATTGTTGGATGAAGATGAAAAGAAAGCTATTAAATTAGCGGAAAAATCTATTTCAAATTTTGGTAACTTATATAAGAAATATTGGTACCAAGGAATGAGAAAGAAGCTTGGTATTTTTAATGAAGAAGAAAAAGATAAGGATTTAATTGATGATTTATTAGCAATAATGTATAAATCTAAAGCTGATTATACTAATACATTTCGTAGTTTAACACTTAGTAAATTAGAAGGAATGGACATATTTAAGATGGAAGAATTTAAAAGTTGGAATAATTTATGGAAAGAAAGGTTATCAAGACAAGAGGAAGATGAAGAAGCTTCAAAGAGACTTATGGAAGAAAATAATCCTATAGTGATACCTCGTAACCATAGAGTTGAAGAAGCTTTGGAAGCTGCCACAGAAAATAATGACTTCACTGTAATGAAATCTTTATTAGATGCTATTACTAGACCTTATGATTATTCAAATATAAATGAGTATTATTCGATGTTGCCGAAGTCAAATGGCTGTAAGTATAGAACTTATTGTGGAACATAG